The stretch of DNA CATACTTGAGCAAAGATGAAGGCTTTACCGCTGAATACATCGATCTGAGCCAGTGAATAATGCCCTTGTTTGAGAAGGATGGCGGAAACCATATCCATTAAGCGCAACGGCTGGAACACCTTGGCTGAAGTTGTGATCACCTTCCAACCTCTGGATTGTAATTTTTCTGCCAAGTAATGCCAGACGTTTTTGTTAAGTTTGTCTGTGGGCAGGTGATTACCGATTAATAATAAAGACCCTTTGGACATCAAATCAAAAACCTATTTCATAAATAATTGCTAAAACCCTGAACCTCATTTTTACTTGTTTAGAGGCAGCGACGTTTTCTTGGCTTGATCAACCATTGTGGTATTTTCAGTTTTCTCCCAGGTTATCATAGCCCACCCTAACAAAAAAGAGATCGCCACAATTCGCATGGCAGCATGTCCCATTTCAACCAATGACCAAGTTGCCAATCCCACGACCCAGGCGCGTGAGACGGCATCGGGAGTTTTGAAAAAACTTCGCAATAATAAAAGCATCAGGATAAACAGCGCTAAAACCCCACCACTTCCATGTTCAGCCAAAATACGTGAAAATTCAGTGTGCGCCGCGGCGAATACTGTTCCTCTTCTGAAATACATTGCCATCCCGGGGCCGACACCGAAGGTTGGATTTTCTGAAAATATTTGAAAATCAGCCTTAACAAGAGCTTTACGCGATGATACGTCAGTATCAGAAAATCTTTTACTTAACATTCCCCCGGTCAATTGTTCCAATTGGGGAAGGATAAACGCTATCATCAGCAGAAGCAACAATGAAAGGGTGAAAATGCTCCTGACAAATCGATTGGGTTTTGCTAAAAGGTGAAAAATTGAAATAATTAACGCAATTGCAAAATTGTATAAACCCCCGCGTGAAAAAGTGAGGAAACTTTGCACAAGTAAAACCAGAGCCAACCCCATTGCCAAAAAACGCCCTTCTCTTTGGTCATCAGTAACCGTTAACAACACCAGAAGTAAGGCTCCTAAACCTAAAACGGCTGAAACCTGGTTAGGCCCAAAGCCGCCGCTGGTGACGAATACCGATTCACCGCCAAAATTAATTGTCGTGGCGGTAATGGTGCTGAAAATGGCCAGGGTTAAGACACCAATAATGGGATAGACCGTAGGCCAAACCCAGTTTTTATTCTCATTGAGGGCAGCTTTAATTTGACTGAAAAAAAGAATACATACACTAGTAGCCAAAGGACCAGATAGATTAAAGCTGATTAATTCCCGGGCACGTTCACTCCACCCAAAAGCGCCAACGGTCAGAGCTACAGAGGGGATGAGCACGATGAAGAATAGCAAGGGTAAACCTGCTCTTTTTATTTTGCCCATCTTCAGTAGTGCAAGAATTAAAATGGCGATTGTAGCATATTTTCCAAACTCCCAGAAAACACCTGCTTTTGTCATCCGCCACAGCACTTCTGCCCCAGTGATATATCCTATGATTGGAATTATTTTCTTAATATCCTCTGAGGTCAGTGCTGTGTAGACACCAATCGCAAGAACTACCATAGCATGCAGCGTAGACACCAGCTTGTAACTTCGCATCGTTAAGGCCAACAGGATGTGCAGGAGCACCATGAGCAATATTTTTATTGATTTGCTGATTGGACCAAAGCGAGGGTGAGCAGAAAGCTGTGGAAGACTCGATTGGAGTTGATATTTAAGGTTGTTCATGTTCCAGATCTATCTGCCAGGATTGGGAGAACATATTAATAACATCAGATAGGTATTTCTCATAAGTAAACTCACGTGCCGCCATAATAGCATTTTTGCTAACTTGTTTCCAAGCGCGTGGGTCTTGAGTATAACCCAAAATTGCCTTAACGTAAGCATCCGTGTCTTTGGCTGGAAGTGCAAGACCTGATCCGGTCTCGCCCAGAATTTGGGGTATGCAGGAAACGGTGCTGGCAAGGGGGACAACACCATATGCCATGGCTTCACTGAGGACCTTAGGCCAACCTTCCGATGCTATTGAGGGGTGCAAAATGAAATGTGCTTGTTCATAATATTTTTTAACGTCATTTTTCGAGATCCAACCCGTGAAAACAAGAAGATCCTGGAGGTCTAATTGAGTCACCAAACTTTCAAATTGTTTTCTTTCTTTACTATCCCCAATTAAATAAACTAAGAAGAAAATTCCCTTACTTTTTAATTTACTGGCAACATTAATCAAATGGTCAACGCCTTTTTCAGTTTCTAATCGTCCGACAAAAAGTATTTGAATAGGCTCCTTCAATGATTTTTCTTGTGCGATTTCATATGAAATCTCGTAATCTTCCAAAGAAAAGGATGGATTAATAAAGGAAATTACGTGACCGGGTTGATCAGGCCAACGGCCATTCACTGTAACCATATGGTGCAAGTATTTACGACTTAATAACCAACGTTGGAATTTATAGGACAATTCTTCATGTGCAGGCGGCTGCCAATTCCCGGCATATTTAACCCACACGGGCTTGCCCCTGCCCCACAAGCGACAAACCAATAATGCAATTAAGCTAATCCCTGCCGGGCAGCGAATATGAATCGCATCCGCCTGGCGCATTTCAACACGCATTGCAGCCATCCAGTTTGGGATGTGTCTGATGATGTCCAGCTTATCCCGAAGCTTCTCTCCGCCAGCGGGTTTAACTCCCACAAAATGTACATTTCGAGAGTGATAGGGTAAAGCGCTTTCTGGTGGTGAACCAGTATGCAGGGGTGCCAGGTGCCGAATTTCACTGAATAAGCTCCCCAATTGGTCAATTTCACGCACGGTAGGACCCCAGCCAACCAGCTCTTCTTTTCGGGTGTAATGCGGTGTGTGGGAGATGATTAATAATTTCATAGATGCGCTTAATTTTCCTTTGTCAATAGTTGATTGAAAACTTTGACATAGCGCGCCCCCACCTGCTCCCAGGTTTGGTGTTCAATTGCGTTCTTCCGAGCTTGGGTCTCAAATTGTGCTCGTTTCTGGTGGTCTTTGATCAGGACAAGGATTGATTCTGCTGTTTGTTCCGGATCGTTTTGAGGAA from Brevefilum fermentans encodes:
- a CDS encoding O-antigen ligase family protein, yielding MNNLKYQLQSSLPQLSAHPRFGPISKSIKILLMVLLHILLALTMRSYKLVSTLHAMVVLAIGVYTALTSEDIKKIIPIIGYITGAEVLWRMTKAGVFWEFGKYATIAILILALLKMGKIKRAGLPLLFFIVLIPSVALTVGAFGWSERARELISFNLSGPLATSVCILFFSQIKAALNENKNWVWPTVYPIIGVLTLAIFSTITATTINFGGESVFVTSGGFGPNQVSAVLGLGALLLVLLTVTDDQREGRFLAMGLALVLLVQSFLTFSRGGLYNFAIALIISIFHLLAKPNRFVRSIFTLSLLLLLMIAFILPQLEQLTGGMLSKRFSDTDVSSRKALVKADFQIFSENPTFGVGPGMAMYFRRGTVFAAAHTEFSRILAEHGSGGVLALFILMLLLLRSFFKTPDAVSRAWVVGLATWSLVEMGHAAMRIVAISFLLGWAMITWEKTENTTMVDQAKKTSLPLNK
- a CDS encoding glycosyltransferase produces the protein MREIDQLGSLFSEIRHLAPLHTGSPPESALPYHSRNVHFVGVKPAGGEKLRDKLDIIRHIPNWMAAMRVEMRQADAIHIRCPAGISLIALLVCRLWGRGKPVWVKYAGNWQPPAHEELSYKFQRWLLSRKYLHHMVTVNGRWPDQPGHVISFINPSFSLEDYEISYEIAQEKSLKEPIQILFVGRLETEKGVDHLINVASKLKSKGIFFLVYLIGDSKERKQFESLVTQLDLQDLLVFTGWISKNDVKKYYEQAHFILHPSIASEGWPKVLSEAMAYGVVPLASTVSCIPQILGETGSGLALPAKDTDAYVKAILGYTQDPRAWKQVSKNAIMAAREFTYEKYLSDVINMFSQSWQIDLEHEQP